The following proteins are encoded in a genomic region of Mycobacterium sp. 155:
- a CDS encoding inorganic phosphate transporter: MCLQFLLLCIVVVTALIFDFTNGFHDTGNAMATSIASGALKPRTAVGLSAALNLVGAFLSTAVAATIAKGLVDANLVTLELVFAGLVGGIVWNMLTWLLGMPSSSSHALIGGIVGAMIAAVGGHGVIWHGLVSTVIVPAVLSPLIAGIVAGIASWLVYRLIRGLPEERTIAGFRYGQIGSASLISLAHGTNDAQKTMGIIFLALISYGAVDESATMPPFWVVVACAVAIALGTLSGGWRVIRTLGKGLVDTAAPQGMAAECASAATILLSSHFGYSLSTTHVATGSILGSGVGRRTEVRWGVARKMAIAWLITLPAAGLVGAFTYFLVHGIGGFAGPLIGFLVLIGSAVPIWIRSRKPPIDHTNVNDAWEGSLTGTTEAK; encoded by the coding sequence GTGTGTTTACAGTTCCTCCTGCTTTGCATCGTCGTCGTCACGGCGCTGATATTCGATTTCACCAACGGATTTCATGACACTGGCAATGCCATGGCAACGTCGATCGCCAGCGGAGCACTGAAACCACGGACCGCGGTCGGACTCTCGGCAGCACTCAATCTCGTCGGCGCATTCCTTTCCACCGCGGTCGCGGCCACCATCGCGAAAGGCCTGGTCGACGCGAATCTCGTCACCCTTGAGCTGGTGTTCGCCGGCCTGGTCGGCGGGATCGTCTGGAATATGCTCACGTGGCTGCTCGGTATGCCGTCGAGCTCGTCGCATGCGCTCATCGGCGGCATCGTCGGCGCCATGATCGCCGCCGTCGGGGGACACGGCGTGATCTGGCACGGGCTCGTCTCGACGGTGATCGTGCCTGCGGTGTTGTCGCCGCTGATCGCCGGCATCGTGGCAGGCATCGCCAGTTGGCTGGTCTATCGGCTGATCCGCGGTCTGCCCGAGGAGCGCACCATTGCCGGATTCCGGTACGGCCAGATCGGATCGGCATCGCTGATCTCGCTGGCGCACGGGACCAATGACGCGCAGAAGACGATGGGCATCATCTTCCTGGCTCTCATCTCCTACGGCGCTGTCGACGAGTCTGCGACGATGCCGCCGTTCTGGGTGGTCGTCGCGTGCGCGGTCGCCATCGCTCTCGGCACCCTCTCAGGAGGCTGGCGGGTCATCCGCACCCTGGGCAAGGGCCTGGTCGACACCGCGGCACCGCAGGGCATGGCCGCCGAGTGCGCGTCGGCGGCCACGATTCTGCTCTCCAGTCATTTCGGCTACTCGCTGTCGACCACCCACGTCGCCACCGGCTCGATTCTCGGTAGCGGCGTCGGCCGGCGTACCGAGGTGCGCTGGGGCGTCGCCCGCAAGATGGCCATCGCCTGGCTCATCACGCTGCCCGCTGCAGGCCTCGTCGGCGCATTCACCTACTTCTTGGTGCACGGAATCGGCGGGTTTGCCGGACCCCTGATCGGATTTTTGGTGTTGATCGGCTCGGCGGTACCCATCTGGATCAGGTCGCGCAAGCCGCCGATCGACCACACGAACGTCAACGACGCCTGGGAAGGCAGCCTTACCGGCACCACCGAGGCCAAGTAG
- a CDS encoding bifunctional serine/threonine-protein kinase/transporter substrate-binding domain-containing protein, whose translation METTPFGHYQLQKLIGRGGMGEVYQAYDTNTDRVVALKVLPPHLAQDASFQDRFRKESHAAAGVNDPHVVPIHSFGEIDGRLYLDMRLIEGRNLGAVLAKAQRPLEPAFVVSLVEQVACALDAAHEAGLIHRDVKPSNILITDHDFVYLIDFGLARTAGEAGMTTAGNTLGTLAYMAPERFDAGKTDPRSDVYALACVLYECLTGVRPYPVDSLEQQIAGHMVQPPPRPSTTDPRLAAFDEVIAKGMAKKPARRYQTAGELASAARTALSVPVRTTGRSGRHSAQRVKTRPRIGLPRKVLAIIAATLLVAAVGAVGVWQLRGGDRGPGLADTASVSGRVPTPSGAVPAIAATVPAQIRETGRLVIGVNVPYAPIEFKNSGGELVGFDVDLMKAVTRVLGLVPDFRETGFDGILPSVRDGGFNVGMTAMTDTVERERLADFVTYLNAGTLWAQRTGSNVDPTAACGLRVAVKYGTIQDTEEIPAKSDTCLAAGLSPIEKVQRTRQDEVTAALVAGDADAMTADSPVTGFAIKLSGGALEPAGEVFNSAPYGWPVAKGSPLAESLRQALEQLMETGEYRTIATMWGVDKGMIDHPAINGAGH comes from the coding sequence GTGGAGACGACACCCTTTGGTCACTATCAGCTGCAGAAGCTGATCGGCCGCGGCGGTATGGGCGAGGTTTATCAGGCCTACGACACCAACACCGATCGCGTCGTCGCGCTCAAGGTTCTGCCCCCGCACCTGGCCCAGGACGCCTCGTTTCAGGATCGCTTCCGCAAAGAATCGCACGCGGCGGCCGGGGTCAACGATCCGCACGTGGTGCCGATTCACAGCTTTGGTGAGATCGATGGCCGGCTGTATCTCGATATGCGGCTCATCGAAGGCCGCAACCTCGGGGCCGTGCTCGCCAAGGCCCAGCGACCGCTGGAACCGGCGTTCGTGGTCAGCCTGGTCGAGCAGGTCGCCTGCGCGCTCGACGCCGCCCACGAGGCCGGGCTGATCCACCGCGACGTCAAGCCGTCGAACATCCTCATCACCGATCACGACTTCGTGTACCTCATCGACTTCGGTCTGGCGCGCACGGCCGGCGAAGCCGGTATGACCACGGCAGGCAACACTCTGGGCACGCTGGCCTACATGGCGCCCGAGCGGTTCGACGCCGGAAAGACCGATCCACGCTCGGACGTCTACGCGCTGGCCTGTGTTCTTTACGAATGCCTGACGGGCGTGCGGCCCTATCCGGTCGACAGTCTCGAACAGCAGATCGCCGGACATATGGTGCAGCCGCCGCCGCGGCCGTCGACCACTGATCCCAGGCTCGCGGCGTTCGACGAGGTGATTGCCAAGGGCATGGCGAAGAAGCCGGCCAGGCGCTATCAGACCGCCGGTGAGCTGGCGTCAGCCGCGCGCACCGCGCTCAGTGTCCCGGTCCGCACCACCGGCCGCTCCGGTCGCCATTCGGCCCAGCGGGTGAAGACCAGGCCGAGGATCGGGCTGCCGCGCAAAGTGCTTGCGATCATCGCAGCCACGCTCCTAGTGGCTGCGGTAGGTGCGGTCGGGGTCTGGCAGTTGCGCGGCGGAGACCGCGGGCCCGGGCTGGCCGACACGGCGTCGGTGTCCGGCCGGGTGCCGACGCCGTCGGGTGCGGTCCCGGCGATCGCGGCGACGGTGCCCGCCCAGATCCGGGAGACCGGGCGGCTCGTGATCGGCGTCAACGTGCCCTACGCACCTATCGAGTTCAAGAACTCCGGCGGAGAGCTCGTCGGCTTCGACGTCGACCTCATGAAAGCGGTGACCCGCGTCCTCGGACTGGTTCCCGACTTCCGGGAGACGGGTTTCGACGGCATCTTGCCTTCGGTGCGCGACGGCGGTTTCAACGTCGGGATGACGGCGATGACCGACACCGTCGAGCGAGAACGGCTGGCGGACTTCGTTACCTACTTGAACGCCGGCACTCTCTGGGCGCAGCGCACCGGGTCGAACGTGGATCCGACGGCGGCATGCGGTCTGCGCGTTGCCGTGAAATACGGCACGATTCAGGACACCGAGGAGATCCCGGCCAAGAGTGACACTTGTCTGGCGGCGGGCCTCTCACCGATCGAGAAGGTACAGCGCACCCGTCAGGACGAGGTCACCGCCGCGTTGGTCGCCGGGGACGCCGACGCGATGACCGCGGATTCGCCGGTGACCGGGTTTGCCATCAAGCTCAGCGGTGGGGCTTTGGAGCCGGCCGGCGAGGTGTTCAACTCGGCGCCCTACGGCTGGCCGGTGGCCAAGGGCTC
- a CDS encoding lysylphosphatidylglycerol synthase transmembrane domain-containing protein, with translation MRVDGRDITVTGSLLQPLTRRTNDILRLALAALFLVAVVTSSLITRYEWVALERSISKIVGVLTPTQSNLVYLAYGIAIVALPFVILVSLILSRQWKLLRAYAAAGLIAILSLSITGNGIAAPQWHFDLTDRLDTQLSQFLDDPRWIAMLAAVLTVSGPWLPRRLRRWWWTLLLAFVPIHLVVSAVVPARSLLGLAVGWFVGALVVLVVGTPALEVPLDGAVRALGHRGFTVSSFKVVRPAGAGPLLLDAYSPDPDTTAVVELYGPNQRSGGAVRQLWSKLRLRANETAPLQTSMRRAVEHRALMAIAIGDLGLASTSTMSVAALDRGWTLYAHNRKRGVPLDQCTDEAGVQKVWNALRTLHDHQISHGDLRSREITVEDGAVLFGGFGSAEYGATDTQLQSDIAQLLVTTTALYDAPSAVRAAIEAFGRETVLTASGRLTKTAVPGRVRDAVPDAKTVMTRARDEVKHQTGADQIQAETITRFTRTQVIQLVLLVALVYVAYPFISTAPTFFSELRTANWWWALLGLTVSALTYVGAAAALWACADGLVSFRHLAIMQVANTFAATTTPAGVGGLALSTRFLQKGGLTTLRATAAVALQQTVQVIVHVALLILFTTAAGARADLSHFVPSATVLYLIAGLAFGFVGGFLTVPKLRHWLATAVRPRLKEVTDDLVDLAKEPKRLSLIVLGAAGTTLGAALALWASVEAFGGTTSFVTVTVVTMIGGTLASAAPTPGGVGAVEAALIGGLAAFGLPPAIAVPAVLLYRVLTCWLPVFVGWPVMRWLTHHDMI, from the coding sequence ATGCGCGTTGACGGACGGGATATCACCGTCACCGGCAGCCTGCTGCAACCACTGACCCGACGCACCAACGACATCCTGCGTCTCGCCCTGGCCGCATTGTTCCTCGTCGCGGTCGTTACGAGTTCCCTGATCACCCGTTACGAATGGGTGGCGCTCGAACGGTCGATCTCCAAGATCGTGGGCGTATTGACGCCCACCCAGTCCAACCTCGTGTACCTCGCGTACGGCATCGCGATCGTCGCGCTGCCGTTCGTGATCCTGGTGAGCCTGATCCTGTCCCGGCAGTGGAAACTACTTCGCGCCTACGCGGCCGCCGGTCTCATCGCGATCCTGTCGCTGTCCATCACCGGCAACGGCATCGCAGCACCACAGTGGCATTTCGACCTGACCGACCGGCTCGACACCCAGCTCTCGCAGTTCCTCGACGACCCGCGCTGGATCGCCATGCTGGCCGCGGTGTTGACAGTGTCTGGCCCCTGGCTGCCGCGCCGGCTGCGCCGCTGGTGGTGGACCCTGCTGCTGGCATTCGTACCGATCCATCTGGTGGTCAGCGCCGTGGTGCCGGCCCGCTCACTGCTCGGTTTGGCGGTCGGCTGGTTCGTCGGCGCCCTAGTGGTCCTCGTCGTCGGCACCCCGGCGCTGGAGGTGCCGCTCGACGGCGCGGTACGCGCACTCGGCCACCGCGGCTTCACGGTGTCCTCGTTCAAAGTGGTGCGGCCGGCCGGTGCCGGGCCGCTGCTGCTCGACGCGTACTCACCGGACCCCGACACCACCGCGGTCGTCGAGCTGTACGGACCCAACCAGCGCAGCGGCGGCGCCGTCCGGCAGCTCTGGAGCAAGTTGCGATTGCGCGCCAACGAAACCGCTCCGCTGCAGACCTCGATGCGCCGCGCCGTCGAGCACCGCGCGCTCATGGCCATTGCCATCGGCGACCTCGGGCTGGCCAGCACATCGACGATGTCCGTCGCCGCGCTGGACCGCGGCTGGACGTTGTACGCCCACAATCGGAAGCGCGGCGTGCCGTTGGATCAGTGCACCGACGAGGCCGGTGTGCAGAAGGTGTGGAACGCCTTGCGCACCCTGCACGACCACCAGATCTCCCACGGAGATCTGCGCAGCCGGGAGATCACCGTCGAGGACGGCGCGGTGTTGTTCGGCGGATTCGGCAGCGCCGAGTACGGCGCGACCGACACCCAACTGCAGTCCGACATCGCGCAGCTGCTGGTGACCACCACCGCGCTGTACGACGCACCGTCGGCGGTGCGCGCGGCGATCGAGGCGTTCGGCCGCGAAACCGTGCTGACCGCGTCCGGCAGGCTGACCAAGACCGCGGTGCCGGGCCGGGTTCGCGACGCCGTGCCCGACGCCAAGACCGTGATGACCCGGGCCCGAGACGAAGTGAAGCACCAGACCGGTGCCGACCAGATCCAGGCCGAGACCATCACGCGGTTCACCCGCACCCAGGTGATCCAACTCGTGCTGCTGGTCGCGTTGGTCTACGTGGCCTACCCGTTCATCAGCACTGCGCCGACGTTCTTCTCCGAGTTGCGCACCGCGAACTGGTGGTGGGCTCTGCTCGGACTGACGGTCTCGGCACTGACCTACGTCGGGGCCGCGGCCGCGCTGTGGGCCTGTGCCGATGGACTGGTCAGCTTCCGACATCTGGCGATCATGCAGGTGGCCAACACCTTTGCCGCGACGACCACCCCGGCCGGTGTGGGCGGCCTTGCGTTGAGCACACGGTTTCTGCAGAAGGGCGGGCTGACCACGCTGCGTGCGACCGCGGCAGTGGCCCTGCAGCAGACCGTCCAGGTGATCGTGCACGTGGCGCTGCTCATCTTGTTCACCACCGCGGCCGGTGCGCGGGCGGATCTGTCGCACTTCGTCCCGTCCGCAACAGTGCTGTACCTGATCGCGGGCCTGGCCTTCGGGTTTGTCGGCGGGTTCCTGACCGTACCCAAGCTGCGGCACTGGCTGGCGACAGCGGTCCGGCCGCGGCTCAAAGAGGTGACCGACGATCTCGTCGATCTGGCCAAGGAGCCCAAGCGGCTCAGCCTGATCGTGCTGGGCGCGGCGGGAACAACTCTCGGGGCCGCCCTGGCGCTGTGGGCCAGCGTCGAGGCGTTCGGCGGCACCACCTCGTTCGTCACCGTCACGGTCGTCACGATGATCGGCGGAACGCTAGCCTCGGCGGCGCCGACCCCCGGAGGCGTCGGCGCGGTCGAGGCCGCCCTGATCGGCGGTCTGGCCGCCTTCGGTCTGCCGCCCGCCATCGCCGTTCCCGCGGTCCTGCTCTACCGGGTGCTGACATGCTGGCTGCCGGTCTTCGTGGGCTGGCCGGTGATGCGCTGGCTGACGCATCACGACATGATCTAA